The Cupriavidus necator N-1 DNA window CGATGGCCTTGCCGGTGAAATACGCGCCGATATCGGCCGCCCACACCAGCACGGCCGCGGTCAGCAGCACGCCGATGCCGGCGCCGCGCAGGATCATGGTGGCATGGGCGAACGCGGGCAGCATCACCAGCCCCAGCACCGCGCCCAGGGCGGTAAACGACGGCGTCGCGGTGCGCACGCCGCGCGCCAGCAGCACCACCGCGACGCCCCAGCAGACCACCGCGGCTTCAAGCAGCCAGGTGATGGCGTGGCGCAGCGGCAGGTCATGCCAGGCAATGGCCGCGATCAGGCACGCCAGCGCATAGACATAGGGCCACGGCCCGCGCAGCCCGATCAGGCGGCCGAATTCCCAGCCGGCCAGCAGCACGATCACGGCCACCAGCCCGGCCAGTGCCGCGGGCGGCGCCAGGAACAGGATTGGCAGGATCAGCAGCAACAGGCACAGGGCGGTGATGACGCGGGTGAGGAGCATGCG harbors:
- a CDS encoding phosphatidate cytidylyltransferase, which codes for MLLTRVITALCLLLLILPILFLAPPAALAGLVAVIVLLAGWEFGRLIGLRGPWPYVYALACLIAAIAWHDLPLRHAITWLLEAAVVCWGVAVVLLARGVRTATPSFTALGAVLGLVMLPAFAHATMILRGAGIGVLLTAAVLVWAADIGAYFTGKAIGRRKLAPGISPGKSWEGAIGGWLLALVIGLALAATHAFAPTWFSAMGDRGGLAYVAVLTTLLVAASVVGDLFESLLKRQVGKKDSSRLLPGHGGVLDRIDALLPVFPLAALMLIFL